From a region of the Rathayibacter sp. VKM Ac-2804 genome:
- a CDS encoding glycosyltransferase yields the protein MDSRRISVVVPVKDDARHLERLLALLAEQTLAPFEIVVVDDGSTDDSADLARAAGARVIVHGGSGIPASTAHGFDEAEGDVLARLDADSQPDRHWLARIAAHFADPSVGAVTGPGRFVELGPVARTLARIVYMDAYFVLMGSALANWPLFGSNCAVRRSAWQDIAGEMHRDDPYVHDDVEISVHLGLRHRIVYDRHLEVGISARPFGAATDMVRRFDRALHTLRRHPGLGDPVRRWTHRTRRGHVDRLRALAAARRSPR from the coding sequence ATGGACTCCCGACGCATCTCCGTCGTCGTCCCCGTCAAGGACGACGCCCGGCACCTCGAGCGGCTGCTCGCCCTCCTCGCCGAGCAGACCCTCGCCCCGTTCGAGATCGTCGTCGTCGACGACGGCAGCACCGACGACAGTGCCGACCTGGCGCGCGCGGCGGGTGCGCGGGTCATCGTGCACGGCGGCAGCGGCATCCCGGCCAGCACGGCCCACGGCTTCGACGAGGCGGAGGGCGACGTGCTCGCCCGGCTCGATGCGGACTCGCAGCCCGACCGGCACTGGCTCGCGAGGATCGCGGCCCACTTCGCCGATCCGAGCGTCGGGGCGGTGACGGGCCCCGGCCGCTTCGTCGAGCTCGGGCCGGTGGCGCGGACGCTCGCCCGCATCGTCTACATGGACGCGTACTTCGTGCTGATGGGCTCCGCGCTGGCCAACTGGCCGCTCTTCGGCTCGAACTGCGCCGTCCGCCGCTCGGCCTGGCAGGACATCGCGGGGGAGATGCACCGCGACGACCCGTACGTGCACGACGACGTCGAGATCAGCGTGCACCTGGGGCTGCGCCACCGGATCGTGTACGACCGCCACCTCGAGGTCGGCATCTCGGCGCGCCCCTTCGGCGCGGCGACCGACATGGTGCGGCGCTTCGATCGCGCGCTGCACACGCTCCGGCGGCACCCCGGACTCGGGGACCCGGTGCGGCGCTGGACCCACCGCACCCGGCGCGGGCACGTCGACCGGCTGCGGGCCCTCGCCGCCGCCCGCCGCTCTCCCCGCTAG
- a CDS encoding ImmA/IrrE family metallo-endopeptidase yields the protein MDEAARLNVRVHLAHLDRDLLGFYSHERRTAYINLSLTPDEIRETLAHELGHAYHGHTCTEGNEDAADRRAALLLVDPDLYAKAELLHHHPAAIGEALGLSEHIIRIWRDWWIPKISERLHRHA from the coding sequence ATGGATGAGGCCGCTCGACTCAACGTGCGAGTGCACCTGGCCCACCTAGATCGCGATCTGCTCGGCTTCTACAGCCACGAACGCCGCACCGCCTACATCAACCTCAGCCTGACGCCGGACGAGATCCGCGAGACGCTCGCGCACGAGCTCGGCCACGCCTACCACGGGCACACCTGCACCGAAGGCAACGAGGACGCCGCCGATCGCCGAGCCGCGCTCCTGCTCGTCGACCCCGACCTCTACGCCAAGGCCGAACTCCTCCACCACCATCCGGCCGCGATCGGCGAAGCGCTCGGGCTCAGCGAGCACATCATCCGCATCTGGCGCGACTGGTGGATCCCCAAGATCAGCGAGAGACTCCACCGCCATGCCTAG
- a CDS encoding acyltransferase family protein translates to MSQSSVLQTTGRPGAGTSSGGTHSRRDIQGLRAVAVVAVVLDHVLAWPSGGFVGVDVFFVVSGFLITGLLLREWERSGRISLLGFSARRIKRILPAAIVVLLATLAAAAALYGSRQFESVAVDSLFAFLVTANWRFAAIGTDYFRSGDAVSPLQHFWSLSVEEQYYLVWPGLMLLVLWLTVSVARRPASAARTAVGVVIGLLTVASFAWAMTESTANPTVAYFSTLSRAWELGAGAILAVLAGRLAHLPAAVRPVLAWTGLAGIGVSFALIDDELPFPAPWALLPVLSTVLVLAANSGTRSQATHLLPLTNRVSTFLGDISYSLYLWHFPAVVFAGSFFPAGSPLLVASSLIAALVLSIASYHLIEQPAQASPLLAGGRRRERRQAWHTWWGVFGPRLRIGAVAALAVATIVPVSIALTPPPPPPAGAAPGPLTPTASAASESPAAPVTAATELTGRIEQALASTTFPEFDPPIADLSTEALFSSVTTPDCLDITTTQQSIDCESGPTDTGLDVVVLGDSFAIAWSPGIKAALEPLGYRIHPLTRGECPASFVSVTHGTGAAYPECDEIHEWRQERVAEIAPELTILAQSHGTILRMTSPGSPAEHAEELAAGLRRTVDGISSSSDRMIVLSSPPEGKQMRECATAFASPADCVTSPSREFATTIAAEKRALEGSPAEHVDTLGWFCAHQRCPGFVGTTPVHADSSHLTIQYSTMLADVIAEAVTSAPTP, encoded by the coding sequence ATGTCGCAGAGCTCGGTCCTGCAGACCACGGGACGTCCGGGTGCGGGCACCTCGTCGGGTGGAACGCACAGTCGGCGCGACATCCAGGGCCTGCGCGCCGTCGCCGTCGTCGCGGTGGTCCTCGATCACGTCCTGGCCTGGCCGTCGGGCGGATTCGTCGGAGTCGACGTCTTCTTCGTCGTCTCCGGCTTCCTGATCACCGGGCTCCTCCTCCGCGAGTGGGAGCGCTCGGGGCGCATCTCGCTCCTCGGCTTCTCCGCGCGCCGCATCAAGCGGATCCTGCCGGCAGCGATCGTCGTCCTGCTCGCCACCCTCGCCGCGGCCGCGGCCCTGTACGGCTCGCGCCAGTTCGAGAGCGTCGCAGTCGACTCGCTCTTCGCCTTCCTCGTCACCGCGAACTGGCGCTTCGCCGCCATCGGGACGGACTACTTCCGGAGCGGGGACGCCGTCTCCCCGCTTCAGCACTTCTGGTCGCTGTCCGTCGAGGAGCAGTACTACCTGGTCTGGCCGGGGCTGATGCTCCTCGTCCTCTGGCTGACGGTCTCGGTCGCGCGACGCCCGGCCTCCGCCGCTCGGACCGCGGTCGGGGTGGTCATCGGCCTCCTCACGGTGGCCTCCTTCGCCTGGGCGATGACGGAGTCGACGGCGAACCCGACCGTCGCCTACTTCTCGACCCTCAGCCGGGCGTGGGAGCTCGGCGCCGGCGCGATCCTCGCTGTGCTCGCCGGCCGGCTCGCACACCTGCCTGCCGCCGTGCGCCCGGTCCTCGCCTGGACCGGGCTGGCGGGCATCGGAGTCTCCTTCGCCCTGATCGACGACGAGCTCCCGTTCCCGGCCCCGTGGGCGCTGCTGCCCGTCCTCTCCACCGTCCTCGTCCTCGCGGCCAACAGCGGGACGCGGAGCCAGGCGACTCACCTCCTGCCACTGACGAACCGGGTGTCGACCTTCCTCGGCGACATCTCGTACTCGCTCTACCTGTGGCACTTCCCCGCCGTCGTCTTCGCCGGCTCCTTCTTCCCCGCGGGGTCGCCACTCCTCGTCGCGTCCTCGCTGATCGCGGCCCTCGTCCTGTCGATCGCGTCGTACCACCTGATCGAGCAGCCCGCGCAGGCGTCGCCTCTCCTGGCCGGTGGACGACGGCGGGAACGGCGTCAGGCGTGGCACACCTGGTGGGGCGTCTTCGGACCTCGGTTGAGGATCGGCGCCGTCGCAGCCCTCGCCGTCGCGACGATCGTCCCCGTCTCGATCGCCCTCACCCCGCCGCCGCCACCGCCCGCGGGCGCCGCCCCGGGGCCGCTCACGCCGACCGCATCGGCCGCGTCCGAGAGCCCAGCGGCGCCCGTCACCGCTGCGACGGAGCTCACGGGACGGATCGAGCAGGCGCTGGCATCGACGACCTTCCCCGAGTTCGACCCGCCGATCGCCGATCTCAGCACCGAGGCGCTGTTCTCGTCCGTCACGACTCCGGACTGCCTGGACATCACCACGACGCAGCAGAGCATCGATTGCGAGAGCGGCCCCACCGACACGGGCCTGGACGTCGTCGTGCTCGGCGACTCGTTCGCCATCGCCTGGTCGCCCGGCATCAAGGCCGCGCTCGAGCCGCTCGGCTACCGCATCCACCCGCTGACCCGCGGAGAGTGCCCCGCCTCCTTCGTGAGCGTGACTCACGGCACCGGCGCCGCCTACCCGGAGTGCGACGAGATCCACGAGTGGCGGCAGGAGCGGGTGGCCGAGATCGCACCGGAGCTGACGATCCTCGCCCAGTCCCACGGGACCATCCTCCGGATGACGTCGCCGGGCTCCCCCGCTGAGCACGCCGAGGAGCTCGCCGCCGGCCTCCGCCGGACCGTCGACGGCATCTCCTCGAGCAGCGACAGGATGATCGTGCTGTCCTCTCCTCCCGAGGGGAAGCAGATGCGCGAGTGCGCGACGGCCTTCGCCTCACCGGCGGACTGCGTGACCTCGCCGTCGCGCGAATTCGCCACCACGATCGCCGCGGAGAAGCGGGCCCTCGAGGGCAGTCCCGCCGAGCACGTCGATACTCTCGGCTGGTTCTGCGCACACCAGCGCTGTCCCGGCTTCGTCGGCACCACGCCGGTCCACGCCGACTCCAGCCACCTCACGATCCAGTACTCGACGATGCTCGCCGACGTCATCGCGGAGGCCGTGACGAGTGCTCCGACACCGTGA
- a CDS encoding LON peptidase substrate-binding domain-containing protein, with translation MPDLPMFPLGSVLLPHMPLPLRLFEPRYLRMLGDVLEDDTLSFGVVLIERGQEVGGGDQRFPIGTVARILNIDGAESFVTLDSVGENRFEVVRWYEDDPYPKAEVRPVAPLEWAPEHEELLRSAESAVRTALAVASEFVEQRYGAVVELAEDPAAHAWQLAGVAPVTELDRLAFLRSTSMVELLEAVRERSSEATESFRAGWA, from the coding sequence GTGCCTGACCTCCCGATGTTCCCGCTCGGCTCCGTGCTGCTGCCGCACATGCCGCTCCCGCTCCGGCTGTTCGAGCCGCGGTACCTGCGGATGCTCGGCGACGTGCTCGAGGACGACACGCTCTCCTTCGGCGTCGTCCTGATCGAGCGCGGGCAGGAGGTGGGCGGCGGCGACCAGCGGTTCCCGATCGGCACGGTCGCGCGCATCCTCAACATCGACGGCGCCGAGTCGTTCGTCACCCTCGACAGCGTCGGCGAGAACCGCTTCGAGGTCGTCCGCTGGTACGAGGACGACCCCTACCCGAAGGCCGAGGTGCGCCCCGTGGCTCCGCTCGAGTGGGCGCCGGAGCACGAGGAGCTGCTGCGCTCCGCCGAATCGGCGGTGCGGACGGCGCTAGCGGTCGCGAGCGAGTTCGTCGAGCAGCGCTACGGCGCCGTCGTCGAGCTGGCCGAGGACCCGGCCGCGCACGCCTGGCAGCTCGCGGGAGTCGCTCCGGTCACCGAGCTCGACCGGCTCGCGTTCCTGCGCAGCACCTCGATGGTCGAGCTGCTGGAGGCCGTGCGCGAGCGCTCCTCCGAGGCGACCGAGTCGTTCCGCGCCGGCTGGGCCTGA
- a CDS encoding DNA cytosine methyltransferase: protein MSARTIDLCAGPGGWDEGARQAGLDLDIEGVELAANAVATARAAGFHRIHEDMRATSLEDYADATGLIASTPCPTFSAAGRGTGRGDDYQRVLDSWTSIGWGIDPQEAVDDVFATVEDPRTALLALAGLWALSLPSLEWIAMEQVPAVEFAWEDLGAELYSVGWESVDVQTIDAMDLGVPSRRRRTFLVASHYRPIAVGLRRDEHASMADALGWPAGHTMNTRGVRRTSGGNDFSADGPSWCLTGRSRTWARDDGLRLTAAEAGLLNGFPLDYPWTGSRTSQFQQAGDVVSPPVAAHLLTEVAAAHALRPALAEAAA from the coding sequence ATGAGCGCACGCACCATCGACCTCTGCGCCGGCCCCGGCGGCTGGGACGAGGGCGCCCGCCAGGCTGGCCTCGACCTCGACATCGAGGGCGTCGAGCTCGCGGCCAACGCGGTCGCGACCGCCCGCGCCGCGGGCTTCCACCGCATCCACGAGGACATGCGAGCGACATCGCTCGAGGACTACGCCGACGCGACCGGCCTCATCGCGTCCACGCCGTGTCCCACTTTCTCAGCAGCCGGTCGAGGGACGGGCCGCGGCGACGACTACCAGCGCGTCCTCGACTCCTGGACGTCGATCGGCTGGGGCATCGATCCGCAGGAAGCCGTCGACGACGTCTTCGCGACCGTCGAGGACCCGCGCACTGCGCTCCTCGCCCTCGCCGGCTTGTGGGCGCTCAGCCTTCCCTCGCTCGAGTGGATCGCGATGGAACAGGTCCCCGCGGTCGAGTTCGCGTGGGAGGACCTCGGCGCCGAGCTCTACTCCGTCGGCTGGGAGTCCGTCGACGTGCAAACCATCGACGCGATGGACCTCGGCGTCCCCTCGCGTCGCCGCCGCACCTTCCTCGTCGCCTCCCACTACCGGCCGATCGCCGTCGGCCTCCGCCGCGACGAGCACGCGAGCATGGCCGACGCGCTCGGCTGGCCGGCTGGCCACACGATGAACACCCGCGGCGTCCGCCGCACGTCCGGCGGCAACGACTTTTCGGCCGACGGCCCGTCGTGGTGCCTCACCGGCCGCTCCCGCACCTGGGCCCGCGACGACGGCTTGCGTCTCACTGCGGCCGAGGCTGGCCTACTCAACGGCTTCCCGCTCGACTACCCGTGGACCGGCTCGCGCACCTCCCAGTTCCAGCAGGCCGGCGACGTCGTCTCCCCGCCCGTCGCCGCGCACCTCCTCACCGAGGTCGCCGCTGCGCACGCGCTCCGACCGGCGCTCGCCGAGGCAGCGGCATGA
- a CDS encoding helix-turn-helix transcriptional regulator, producing MSKNESASMSNSEREEYARRIKSLRQSAGMSQAELAEYSRASRQTISNIERGSVVPQEDVLRRILDALGFEYAAPRFDRQTDLWLTMMGTLIEAIPETNRGPVVDRAIRVLADGIKSTGERPVVELRPTNVGSGAHTDGLDIASADEVQESLELPMAARRGKRKADEAPSAE from the coding sequence ATGTCAAAAAACGAGTCGGCGAGCATGTCTAACTCCGAGCGCGAGGAGTACGCCCGCCGCATCAAGTCGCTGCGGCAATCGGCCGGCATGAGTCAGGCCGAGCTCGCCGAGTACTCACGCGCCTCACGGCAGACGATCTCGAACATCGAGCGAGGGTCCGTCGTGCCCCAGGAGGACGTGCTGCGCCGGATCCTCGACGCGCTCGGCTTCGAGTACGCCGCGCCGCGCTTCGACCGCCAGACCGACCTCTGGCTCACGATGATGGGCACGCTCATCGAGGCGATCCCCGAGACCAACCGCGGCCCCGTCGTCGACCGCGCCATCCGAGTCCTCGCCGACGGCATCAAGAGCACGGGCGAGCGCCCCGTGGTCGAGCTCAGACCGACGAATGTCGGGAGCGGCGCACATACTGACGGCCTCGACATCGCGTCCGCCGACGAGGTGCAGGAATCGCTCGAGCTGCCGATGGCCGCCCGACGTGGCAAGCGGAAGGCCGACGAGGCGCCTTCCGCGGAGTAG
- a CDS encoding HNH endonuclease signature motif containing protein, translating into MSPAYPKPEPRKRAEPEPIPEGARLAVEARSAGMCEGCGLRRATEVHHRKFRSRGGDNAVENLLHLCGSGNHSGCHGAAHGSPPTPERCSAIGWAVRADEDPLAVPVIYRGRLRHLTADGVAITPEQYERETTR; encoded by the coding sequence ATGAGCCCGGCGTACCCGAAGCCGGAGCCGCGCAAGCGGGCCGAGCCGGAGCCGATCCCGGAGGGCGCCCGCCTCGCGGTGGAGGCGCGCTCCGCCGGAATGTGCGAGGGCTGCGGCCTGCGCCGCGCGACGGAGGTGCACCACCGGAAGTTCCGCTCCCGTGGGGGCGACAACGCGGTCGAAAACCTCCTGCACCTGTGCGGGTCCGGGAACCACTCCGGCTGCCACGGCGCCGCGCACGGCAGCCCTCCGACGCCCGAGCGCTGCTCGGCTATCGGCTGGGCCGTCCGCGCCGACGAGGACCCCCTGGCCGTGCCTGTCATCTACCGCGGCCGCCTCCGCCATCTCACGGCGGACGGCGTCGCGATCACCCCCGAGCAGTACGAGAGAGAGACCACCCGATGA
- a CDS encoding site-specific integrase, producing MAWTEQLPSGRWRGSYRLASGASRSAGTFAHKSAAMNAAAAAEAKARSLGWRDPRAGLRTWGDWCDEWWPTRGVEASTLKKDASRRDSRLAPRWRSVPLIEITRHDVKAWAAELAADGLAQSTVQRCVHLLSASLAAAVDAEIIPTNPASRIGVKVGDTTKERFLTQKEAQKLLAELDDDSVDEALVSLLIGTGLRWGEAVGLRVERVDLERGIVRVAEVWDNVNGVMKAYPKSRRRRTVPLPKWVAKKLKPLVKGRADGHVFLSAEGQAIDYSNWRRRTWVPAVAAAGIRALTIHDLRHTYASWLIQDGVPLEEVGRLLGHVSPLTTRRYAHLAETPRELVLAALPDPSKKAKRGASVEQKAPKRAGTGLYRAVDNRAGKTG from the coding sequence ATGGCGTGGACGGAGCAGCTCCCCTCGGGGCGCTGGCGCGGCTCCTACAGGCTGGCGAGCGGCGCGAGCCGGTCGGCCGGGACCTTCGCCCACAAGAGCGCCGCGATGAACGCGGCCGCAGCCGCCGAGGCGAAGGCGCGGTCCCTCGGCTGGCGCGACCCCCGCGCCGGCCTTCGGACCTGGGGCGACTGGTGCGACGAGTGGTGGCCCACGCGCGGAGTCGAGGCGTCGACCCTGAAGAAGGACGCCTCCCGCCGCGACTCGCGGCTCGCGCCCCGCTGGCGCTCCGTCCCGCTCATCGAGATCACCCGGCACGACGTGAAGGCGTGGGCCGCCGAGCTCGCAGCGGACGGGCTCGCTCAGTCCACGGTGCAGCGGTGCGTCCATCTGCTGTCGGCGTCGCTCGCGGCCGCTGTCGACGCCGAGATCATCCCGACCAACCCGGCGTCCCGGATCGGGGTGAAGGTCGGCGACACGACGAAGGAGCGGTTCCTCACTCAGAAGGAGGCGCAGAAGCTCCTCGCCGAGCTCGACGACGACTCCGTCGACGAGGCCCTCGTCTCGCTCCTCATCGGGACTGGGCTCCGCTGGGGCGAGGCCGTGGGCCTGCGCGTCGAGCGCGTCGACCTCGAGCGCGGCATCGTCCGCGTCGCTGAGGTGTGGGACAACGTCAACGGCGTGATGAAGGCGTACCCGAAGAGCCGGCGCCGGCGGACGGTGCCGCTGCCGAAGTGGGTGGCGAAGAAGCTCAAGCCCCTCGTGAAGGGGCGTGCCGACGGGCACGTCTTCCTCTCGGCCGAGGGGCAGGCGATCGACTACTCGAACTGGCGCCGGCGCACCTGGGTCCCCGCGGTCGCCGCGGCCGGGATCCGCGCGCTCACAATCCACGACCTCCGGCACACCTACGCCTCATGGCTGATCCAGGACGGGGTTCCCCTCGAGGAGGTCGGCCGCCTCCTCGGACACGTGTCGCCGCTCACCACGCGCCGATACGCACACCTCGCCGAGACGCCGCGCGAGCTGGTCCTTGCCGCGCTGCCGGACCCGTCGAAGAAGGCGAAGCGTGGAGCATCCGTGGAGCAGAAGGCTCCGAAACGAGCCGGGACCGGACTGTACCGCGCGGTAGACAATCGCGCCGGAAAGACTGGCTGA
- a CDS encoding SDR family oxidoreductase, whose product MTQGPRDFRPTRAVVTASDSGIGRAAAVALAEAGMDVGITWHSDEQGAQDTAEEVRSHGRRAEVARLDATELDTVGDVIDDLARRLGGLDVFVNNAGGGGGEAFLEQSLDSWREVVALNLDGAFVGLQRAARIMVEQGTGGRLIGVTSVHEHQPRVGAGAYVAAKHGLGGLLKVAALELGRYGITANAVAPGEIATPMNDAEDVDPHGIDRPGIPLGRSGDAREIAAVIALLASPAGAYITGSSYVVDGGMLQMGPQAGSHLLQDDWRDA is encoded by the coding sequence ATGACCCAGGGACCCCGCGACTTCCGACCCACCCGCGCCGTCGTCACAGCCTCGGACTCCGGCATCGGCCGGGCCGCCGCTGTCGCCCTCGCCGAGGCGGGCATGGACGTCGGCATCACCTGGCACAGCGACGAGCAGGGCGCCCAGGACACCGCCGAGGAGGTCCGCTCGCACGGCCGCCGCGCCGAGGTCGCCCGTCTCGATGCGACCGAGCTCGACACGGTGGGCGACGTGATCGACGACCTGGCCCGGCGGCTCGGCGGGCTCGACGTCTTCGTCAACAACGCCGGGGGCGGCGGCGGCGAGGCCTTCCTCGAGCAGAGCCTCGACAGCTGGCGCGAGGTCGTGGCGCTGAACCTCGACGGAGCGTTCGTCGGCCTCCAGCGCGCCGCCCGGATCATGGTCGAGCAGGGCACCGGCGGCCGGCTGATCGGCGTCACCAGCGTGCACGAGCACCAGCCCCGCGTCGGCGCGGGCGCCTACGTCGCCGCCAAGCACGGACTCGGCGGACTGCTGAAGGTCGCCGCCCTCGAGCTCGGCCGCTACGGGATCACCGCCAACGCCGTCGCACCCGGCGAGATCGCGACCCCGATGAACGACGCGGAGGACGTGGATCCGCACGGCATCGACCGCCCGGGCATCCCGCTCGGCCGCTCCGGCGACGCTCGCGAGATCGCGGCCGTGATCGCCCTCCTCGCCTCCCCCGCCGGCGCCTACATCACCGGATCCTCCTACGTCGTCGACGGCGGCATGCTGCAGATGGGCCCGCAGGCCGGCTCGCACCTCCTGCAGGACGACTGGCGGGACGCCTGA
- a CDS encoding helix-turn-helix transcriptional regulator, protein MPADCRSDLMRRAYSSRSELDMLADSFFDMARSYYPRHSGCNTPEKLTWRPRPGLCIRHLRLHSCQRVPRVFDMTRQAPASIGQSLRTMRMLAGLTLEDVAREADTAVAYLSKIETDKLIPSKTYVGTVTAVLSRALSPAPPPPPPAPDPDDGIRLAHLDDPVEIRSLEAV, encoded by the coding sequence ATGCCGGCCGATTGCCGCAGCGACTTGATGCGGCGGGCGTACTCCTCGCGCTCGGAGTTAGACATGCTCGCCGACTCGTTTTTTGACATGGCCAGATCCTATTACCCTCGTCATTCCGGGTGCAACACCCCCGAGAAGTTGACATGGCGACCAAGACCCGGCCTGTGTATTCGACATCTGAGGTTGCACTCATGTCAAAGAGTGCCTAGGGTCTTTGACATGACCCGCCAAGCACCCGCAAGCATCGGACAGTCGCTCCGAACGATGCGCATGCTCGCCGGCCTGACTCTCGAAGATGTGGCGCGAGAAGCCGACACCGCTGTCGCCTACCTCTCCAAGATCGAGACCGACAAGCTCATCCCCTCGAAGACCTACGTCGGCACCGTGACGGCGGTGCTCTCCCGCGCGCTCTCCCCGGCGCCGCCGCCCCCTCCCCCCGCCCCGGACCCCGACGACGGCATCCGGCTCGCCCACCTCGACGACCCCGTCGAGATCCGATCCCTAGAGGCCGTCTGA
- a CDS encoding MDR family MFS transporter produces MTDSPTRASVGLRSERGPILLALMISTALVALDATILSTAVPSIVADLGGFEQFPWLFSIYLLAQAVSVPLYGKLSDVIGRKPIMLIGIGLFLVGSLLCGLAWSMPALIAFRALQGLGAGAIQPMGITIAGDIYTVAERAKTQGYLASVWGISSVVGPTLGGVLSDLGAWRWIFLVNIPLCLLAAFLLIRSFRETTRGERTPLDLAGASVLAVGTALLILGLLEGGSAWPWLSPAGVGVFVVAALAFAGFVAIERRAVAPVLPLWVLTRRVLLSTSLVSVTVGAITLGVTSYFPTFAQGVLGSSALGAGFAVAAMTIGWPVAASLSGRLYLRIGFRRTAFLGAALVTVGTGLTILLGASSSLWEIAGFCVLIGAGMGLVATPTLIRAQASVEWNERGVVSSTNFFARNIGSAIAVAVFGAIVNAQAGGGDPTPEGLAAGTRFVCIALTVLAVGMLFAVRAMPKDDPRPTKAPAATSAES; encoded by the coding sequence ATGACCGACTCCCCCACGCGCGCGAGCGTCGGACTGCGCTCCGAGCGCGGTCCGATCCTCCTGGCGCTGATGATCTCGACCGCGCTGGTCGCCCTCGACGCGACCATCCTCTCCACCGCGGTGCCCTCGATCGTCGCGGACCTCGGCGGCTTCGAGCAGTTCCCCTGGCTGTTCTCGATCTACCTGCTCGCGCAGGCGGTCTCCGTCCCCCTCTACGGCAAGCTCTCCGACGTGATCGGCCGGAAGCCCATCATGCTGATCGGGATCGGTCTCTTCCTCGTCGGCTCGCTGCTCTGCGGCCTGGCCTGGAGCATGCCCGCGCTGATCGCCTTCCGCGCCCTGCAGGGCCTCGGCGCCGGAGCGATCCAGCCGATGGGCATCACGATCGCCGGCGACATCTACACGGTCGCCGAGCGGGCGAAGACCCAGGGCTACCTCGCGAGCGTCTGGGGCATCTCCTCGGTCGTCGGCCCCACACTCGGCGGTGTGCTGTCGGATCTGGGCGCCTGGCGCTGGATCTTCCTGGTCAACATCCCGCTCTGCCTGCTCGCCGCCTTCCTCCTGATCCGCAGCTTCCGCGAGACCACCCGCGGCGAGCGCACCCCGCTCGATCTCGCCGGAGCGTCGGTGCTCGCCGTCGGCACGGCGCTGCTCATCCTCGGCCTGCTCGAGGGCGGCAGCGCCTGGCCGTGGCTCTCCCCAGCGGGTGTCGGCGTCTTCGTCGTCGCGGCGCTCGCCTTCGCCGGCTTCGTCGCGATCGAGCGCAGGGCGGTCGCGCCGGTGCTGCCGCTCTGGGTGCTCACCCGGCGGGTGCTGCTCTCGACGAGTCTCGTCTCGGTGACGGTCGGCGCGATCACCCTCGGCGTCACCTCCTACTTCCCGACCTTCGCGCAGGGCGTCCTCGGCAGCTCCGCCCTCGGCGCCGGCTTCGCGGTCGCCGCGATGACGATCGGCTGGCCGGTGGCGGCGAGCCTCTCCGGCAGGCTCTACCTGCGGATCGGCTTCCGGCGCACGGCCTTCCTCGGGGCGGCGCTGGTCACGGTCGGCACCGGGCTGACGATCCTCCTCGGCGCCTCCTCGAGCCTCTGGGAGATCGCAGGCTTCTGCGTGCTGATCGGCGCCGGCATGGGCCTGGTCGCGACACCGACGCTCATCCGCGCGCAGGCGAGCGTCGAGTGGAACGAGCGCGGCGTCGTGTCGTCGACCAACTTCTTCGCCCGCAACATCGGCAGTGCGATCGCCGTCGCGGTGTTCGGCGCGATCGTCAACGCCCAGGCCGGCGGCGGCGATCCGACGCCCGAGGGCCTCGCGGCCGGCACCCGCTTCGTCTGCATCGCGCTGACGGTCCTCGCGGTCGGGATGCTCTTCGCGGTCCGCGCGATGCCGAAGGACGACCCGCGGCCGACGAAGGCTCCGGCCGCGACCTCCGCGGAGTCCTAG
- a CDS encoding helix-turn-helix domain-containing protein, giving the protein MAATYLTVEETAAIARKHPETVRELLRSKELHGQQRKVRGPWTVKEPCLEAYLDGEKCEHQRNVTPIRTRRSA; this is encoded by the coding sequence ATGGCCGCGACCTACCTCACCGTCGAAGAGACCGCCGCCATCGCCCGCAAGCACCCCGAGACCGTCCGCGAGCTGCTCCGGTCGAAGGAGCTCCACGGCCAGCAGCGCAAGGTCCGCGGCCCCTGGACAGTCAAGGAGCCGTGCCTCGAGGCCTACCTCGACGGCGAGAAGTGCGAGCACCAGCGGAACGTGACCCCGATCCGCACCCGCCGCTCCGCCTGA